The following are from one region of the Cottoperca gobio chromosome 13, fCotGob3.1, whole genome shotgun sequence genome:
- the LOC115017503 gene encoding thymus-specific serine protease-like yields the protein MVKMLFSPAHSLILLLLLSFTDAGRILMKIKERVRDLQLQKAKQHLLALTVGGRQPLQHVKEGRIHQQLDHFNRQDVNTFAQRFFVNEAFWQRPDGPVFLFIGGEGPIYEFDVLAGHHVDMAAEHGALLLALEHRFYGDSINPDGLKTENLADLSSQQALADLAVFHQYITQSFNLSRRNTWISFGGSYAGALSAWFRGKFPHLVFGAVASSAPVNSKLDFSAYSDIVGLSLMNEAVGGSEKCLAAVREAFAAVEALMAGNASQVAVDFGCCQIPKEFDDQIELMQNLADIIMGAVQYNEEGVLVSINELCGVMTNQSQASEGEMQAYNRLVKLAQ from the exons ATGGTGAAGATGCTTTTCTCACCGGCCCACAGTCtcatccttcttctcctcctgagCTTCACTGACGCTG GACGGATCCTGATGAAGATCAAGGAGCGTGTGCGTGATCTCCAGCTGCAGAAAGCCAAGCAGCATCTCCTGGCGCTCACGGTCGGCGGCCGTCAGCCTCTCCAGCATGTGAAGGAGGGCAGGATTCACCAGCAGCTGGACCACTTCAACCGACAGGACGTCAACACCTTCGCTCAG AGGTTCTTTGTGAACGAGGCGTTCTGGCAGCGTCCGGATGGTCCAGTGTTCCTCTTCATCGGAGGAGAAGGGCCCATTTATGAGTTTGATGTTCTGGCAG GTCACCATGTTGACATGGCTGCAGAGCACGGAGCTCTGCTATTGGCTCTGGAGCATCGTTTCTATGGCGACAGCATCAACCCTGACGGCCTCAAAACAGAGAACCTGGCAGACCTGAGCAGCCAGCaggc GCTCGCTGACTTGGCAGTATTTCACCAGTACATCACCCAGAGCTTCAATCTGAGCCGCAGGAACACCTGGATCAGCTTCGGGGGCTCGTACGCTGGAGCTCTGTCCGCCTGGTTCAGAGGGAAG ttTCCCCACCTGGTGTTTGGAGCCGTGGCCTCCTCTGCTCCTGTCAACTCTAAGTTGGACTTCTCTGCCTACAGCGAT ATTGTTGGCTTGAGTCTCATGAACGAAGCAGTTGGAGGCTCAGAGAAG TGTCTGGCTGCTGTGAGGGAAGCCTTTGCCGCTGTGGAAGCACTGATGGCCGGGAATGCCAGCCAGGTGGCCGTGGACTTTGGATGCTGTCAGATCCCCAAGGAGTTTGACGATCAG ATTGAGCTGATGCAGAACCTGGCCGACATCATCATGGGTGCAGTGCAGTACAATGAAGAAGGGGTGCTTGTGTCTATTAATGAGCTCTGTGGTGTGATGACCAATCAGAGCCAGGCATCCGAGGGGGAGATGCAGGCTTATAACCGCCTCGTTAAACTTGCACAG TGA
- the LOC115017506 gene encoding thymus-specific serine protease-like has product MVTLRSQTELCLMLFDISQHSLPGRVAFTNTYYGGDDPHTHRVVYVNGGVDPWKELSVLRDRTEEGEEAQTVFIKDSAHCADMMSSRVTDRRSLREARAEIRKHVERWLKMAAQEKIEKRRQ; this is encoded by the exons ATGGTGACCCTGCGGTCTCAGACTGAGCTCTGTCTCATGCTGTTTGACATTTCCCAGCATTCCCTGCCTGGACGCGTTGCCTTCACCAACACTTACTATGGAGGAGacgacccacacacacacagggtcgtCTATGTCAACG GTGGAGTCGACCCGTGGAAGGAGCTGTCGGTGCTCAGGGACAGGacggaggaaggagaagaagctcAGACCGTTTTCATCAAGGACTCTGCTCACTGTGCGGATATGATGAGCAGCAGAGTCACAGACCGCCGCTCGCTCAGGGAAGCCAGAGCG GAGATTAGGAAGCATGTGGAGAGGTGGCTGAAGATGGCTGCCCAGGAGAAGATTGAGAAAAGGAGGCAGTGA